One genomic window of Salvia miltiorrhiza cultivar Shanhuang (shh) chromosome 4, IMPLAD_Smil_shh, whole genome shotgun sequence includes the following:
- the LOC131021697 gene encoding systemin receptor SR160-like, whose product MKDQPFSLYLRLLFFLILLAAAHGLAADSRRLLSFKQSLPDPDQLLNWHPTISPCNFTGVSCKHSRVSSIDLSNYHLHADFSKLAKFLLSLQNLESLVLKNANISGAIPKFSCTTSLNSLDLAENAISGPVSDVSTLRLCPALLSLNLSGNLMDSFDEEAVSVPGLTSLQFLDLSYNKISGQNTLSWLLSNEFPQLQHLSLKANNFSTRFPVLSDCSTLQHLDLSSNKFYGEVETSFSACSKLRFLNLTNNQLTGAAPHPTASLQFVYLKQNHFHGFFPLTSSDSCSSLLELDLSLNNFTGKLPQNLADCSLLELLDVSVNNFSGQLPVETLLKLNSLRILRMSFNNFVGPVPDSLSGLVGLETLDVSSNSLSGLIPSGLCQDPRNSFKVLYLQNNLFTGVVPESLSNCSKLASLDLSFNYLSGTIPASLGSLPQLRDVMMLLNQLSGEIPAELMRLQSLENLILDFNYLRGSIPGSLSNCTKLNWISLSNNELSGEIPASLGRLSNLAILKLGNNSLSGMIPGELGDCKSLIWLDLNTNLLNGTIPPALFKQSGYIDVALLTGKRYVYIKNNGSDHCHGAGNLLEFGGVRDEGLGRVSRRHSCSGGLVWRGITQPNFNHNGSMMFLDLSYNHLVGSIPKEVGSMFYLYVLNLGHNALSGPIPDELGGLKNVAIIDLSFNSLNGSIPQFSSLRLGDIDLSNNNLSGKIPESAPLDTFPDYRFVNNSGLCGYPLSPCSSSASGGGSRGRPKRREASLAGSVAMGLALSLFCIFAVIIVVVETNKRRKREEEQQSGSSGGTATVWKMSALSIHLSTFDQKPLQKLTFGDLVEATNNFHSGALIGSGGFGDVYKAVLKDGTVVAIKKLKHASGQGDREFIAEMETIGRIKHRNLVPLLGYCKVGEERLLVYDYMRHGSLEGALHGTKKKLSWDARRRVAIGAARGLAFLHHSCSPHIIHRDMKSSNVLLDHNLEARVSDFGMARMMSVVDTHLSVSTLAGTPGYVPPEYYHSFRCSTKGDVYSYGVVLLELLTGRRPTDSSDFGDNNNLVGWVKETAGPHVFDPCLMKQQPGLEMELLQHLKIACACLDDRPWKRPTMIQVMAMLKEIQVGAVEGMEMHEMR is encoded by the coding sequence ATGAAGGACCAGCCCTTCTCCTTGTATCTGCGCCTACTCTTCTTCCTCATCCTCCTAGCCGCCGCACACGGCCTCGCCGCCGACTCCCGCCGCCTCCTCTCCTTCAAACAGTCACTCCCCGACCCCGATCAGCTCCTCAACTGGCACCCCACGATTTCCCCATGCAATTTCACCGGCGTCTCCTGCAAACACTCGAGAGTTTCCTCAATCGACCTCTCCAATTATCATCTCCACGCCGACTTCTCCAAACTCGCCAAATTTCTCCTCTCCCTTCAGAATCTCGAGTCACTCGTGCTCAAAAACGCTAACATCTCCGGCGCAATTCCAAAATTCTCGTGCACCACTTCCTTGAACTCGTTAGATCTAGCCGAAAACGCGATTTCAGGGCCCGTTTCCGATGTTTCAACGCTCAGACTCTGCCCCGCTTTGCTTTCTCTCAATCTCTCTGGGAATTTAATGGACTCTTTTGATGAAGAAGCGGTTTCAGTCCCAGGGCTAACATCGCTGCAATTTCTCGATCTTTCTTACAACAAAATCTCAGGCCAAAACACGCTTTCATGGCTTTTGTCGAACGAGTTTCCTCAGCTTCAGCACTTGTCTCTCAAAGCCAACAATTTCTCCACCAGATTTCCCGTTTTAAGCGACTGCTCCACTTTGCAACATTTAGACTTATCTTCCAACAAATTCTATGGCGAAGTTGAAACCTCGTTTTCCGCGTGTTCCAAACTGAGATTCCTTAATCTCACCAACAACCAGCTCACAGGTGCAGCTCCTCACCCAACTGCGAGCTTGCAGTTTGTCTACCTTAAACAGAATCATTTCCATGGTTTTTTCCCTCTCACTTCCTCTGACTCTTGCTCATCTCTTTTGGAGTTGGATTTGTCTCTAAACAATTTCACCGGCAAACTGCCGCAAAATCTTGCTGATTGCTCTCTTCTCGAGCTCCTCGACGTATCTGTCAACAACTTTTCCGGCCAACTGCCAGTGGAAACACTCTTGAAACTGAACAGCCTGAGGATTTTAAGGATGTCTTTCAATAATTTTGTGGGCCCGGTGCCTGATTCTCTCTCCGGATTGGTAGGTTTGGAGACTTTGGATGTGAGCTCCAATAGTCTATCTGGTTTGATTCCTTCAGGGCTTTGCCAAGATCCAAGGAACAGCTTCAAAGTGTTGTACCTTCAAAACAATCTGTTCACCGGTGTTGTACCTGAGAGCTTAAGCAACTGTTCTAAGCTGGCCTCCCTTGATCTGAGTTTCAACTATTTGAGTGGGACAATCCCAGCTAGTTTAGGATCCCTGCCCCAACTGAGAGATGTGATGATGTTGTTGAATCAACTAAGCGGCGAAATCCCAGCAGAGTTGATGAGGCTGCAGAGTTTGGAGAATCTGATTCTTGATTTCAATTACTTGAGAGGATCAATACCTGGCAGCCTGAGCAACTGCACAAAGTTGAACTGGATATCTCTGTCGAACAATGAGTTGAGTGGTGAGATACCGGCGTCCTTAGGCCGTCTGTCGAATCTAGCGATTCTGAAGCTTGGGAACAACTCCCTGTCCGGGATGATCCCGGGGGAGTTGGGGGATTGCAAGAGCTTGATTTGGTTGGACCTCAACACCAATCTCTTGAATGGGACTATCCCACCAGCTCTGTTCAAGCAGTCTGGCTACATTGATGTGGCCTTGCTCACGGGGAAGAGGTACGTGTACATCAAGAACAACGGCAGCGACCACTGCCACGGAGCTGGGAATTTGCTCGAGTTTGGAGGCGTTAGGGATGAGGGGCTGGGCAGGGTGTCGAGGAGGCATTCCTGCAGCGGCGGTCTCGTGTGGAGGGGCATCACTCAGCCCAATTTCAACCACAATGGCTCCATGATGTTTCTTGACCTGTCCTACAATCACTTGGTTGGTAGCATTCCTAAAGAGGTTGGATCCATGTTCTACTTGTATGTGCTCAACTTGGGGCATAATGCTCTCTCCGGTCCTATCCCGGACGAGCTTGGAGGCCTCAAGAATGTGGCCATTATTGATTTGTCGTTCAACAGCTTGAATGGAAGCATCCCACAGTTCAGTAGCCTTAGGCTTGGAGATATTGATCTGTCCAACAACAATCTGAGTGGGAAGATCCCAGAATCCGCTCCACTTGATACATTCCCAGATTATAGATTTGTGAACAATTCTGGACTTTGTGGATACCCTCTTAGCCCTTGCAGCTCCTCTGCATCAGGTGGGGGAAGCAGGGGGAGACCTAAGAGGAGAGAAGCATCCCTTGCAGGGAGTGTGGCCATGGGGCTGGCCTTGTCTCTCTTCTGCATATTTGCTGTCATAATTGTGGTTGTGGAGACGAACAAGAGGCGGAAGAGGGAGGAGGAGCAGCAGTCCGGCTCCTCCGGGGGCACGGCCACCGTGTGGAAGATGAGCGCTCTCAGCATTCATCTCTCAACTTTTGATCAGAAGCCTCTACAGAAGCTGACATTCGGTGATCTTGTTGAGGCCACCAACAACTTCCACAGCGGCGCCCTGATTGGGTCGGGCGGGTTCGGAGACGTGTACAAGGCGGTGTTGAAAGATGGCACCGTGGTGGCTATCAAGAAACTCAAGCATGCGAGTGGGCAAGGTGATAGGGAATTCATCGCTGAAATGGAGACCATAGGTAGGATCAAGCACCGCAACCTGGTCCCCCTCTTAGGCTACTGCAAGGTGGGGGAGGAGCGCCTTCTCGTGTACGACTACATGAGGCACGGAAGCCTAGAAGGCGCGTTGCACGGCACCAAGAAGAAGCTGAGCTGGGACGCGAGGCGTAGGGTGGCCATTGGGGCGGCCCGAGGGCTGGCCTTCCTCCACCACAGCTGCAGCCCGCACATCATCCACAGAGACATGAAGTCCAGCAATGTGCTCCTGGATCACAACTTGGAGGCCCGGGTGTCCGATTTCGGGATGGCGAGGATGATGAGTGTAGTGGACACGCATCTGAGCGTGAGCACGCTCGCGGGGACGCCCGGGTACGTGCCCCCCGAGTACTACCACAGCTTCAGATGCTCCACCAAGGGCGACGTCTACAGCTATGGCGTCGTCCTGCTCGAGCTCCTCACGGGGAGGCGCCCCACCGACTCGTCCGATTTCGGGGACAACAACAATCTGGTGGGGTGGGTGAAGGAGACTGCGGGGCCTCATGTGTTTGATCCTTGCTTGATGAAGCAGCAGCCGGGCTTAGAGATGGAGCTGTTGCAGCACCTCAAAATCGCCTGCGCTTGCTTGGATGATCGCCCGTGGAAGCGCCCTACCATGATTCAAGTCATGGCCATGTTGAAGGAGATTCAAGTTGGAGCAGTTGAAGGGATGGAGAtgcatgagatgagatga
- the LOC131023443 gene encoding uncharacterized protein LOC131023443 yields the protein MNVMVWNIRGLTDDSKLLLKEHCCSFKPLILGLLEPKTDFNKVPHSFWRSLHLAPLHQNCRPSMRSNIWIFMQPSLAANVVFSSPQVVIVDCSWQNMDFRLAVIHGSNDPGERRILWTILLHFAQGNTVFIGDFNAVKGSHERISGVLPPRGACRDFCRFIEDSGFIESPTSGLRFTWSGRRFLPHHVESRLDRALLSTSFANLWGTINTHALPRATSDHSPIVLQCRFAAPPTKRSFKFFNMWTSHPNFLEAVADSWNMGVDVRCPMLSVMLKLKRLKGVLRIWNKSVFGNVDSAITQTQQDLADIQATIADLGYNDSRFDAEVSCEAKLNRFLSQKNSLLQQKSRVAWLTDGDKNTNFFHNMLKFRKDKLHIGHLRIGNDIVYDSDVIEQHIIDHFSSLFTNTASDVVDLAALEANVDLVITEEQNKGLVALPDDTEITAAVFSLDGNSSPGPDGFSGLFFQNCWSLIKNDVIKAVKSFFLYTSLPAGCNSNTLILIPKKDLVDSVSDLRPIVLANFLFKIISKVLASRLSTVAAASVSPNQFGFISGRSIHDCIAMGSEGFNTMNRINRGSNFACKIDIHKAFDTMRWDFIIAALRAMGYHDQFIRWIEVIFESARISILYNGKLSGYFACSRGVRQGDPLSPILFGIAEDVLSYIIRNCVASRHLVPMGFDRMSDFPTHLFYADDVLIFCRASVRNAKKIKHILDFYGELSGQICSQAKSRIFFGRGVSYAMTQGINRVLGFTQGSLPTTYLGVPLFVGRPRASYFMSIKDRIVQKFSKWKGLQLSMAGRLCLVNSVIRSSIVHSMMVFRWPRSLLHDLDRSCRNFIWSGSIDKKPTCAVSWDRCCAPKEEGGLGVRSFAVMNRCYMMKRAWKLLKGEDFVFRILRSRYLNSFGLAKASVVGSSFWLSVKPEVDELVENSYALVGNGQHTRFWTDDWLGYKICDKITIPSFMHEFLHHSVADYFSDGVWHFSANFVESYPEVVVDIITCQFVGEKDGRFWKPSLRGDVTAALAFAQIGHRFPKVTWGSWIWNKVIPVRRSITCWRIIHGRLPTMDKLVRNGLIAPNRCSLCMADAENLDHIFWSCPSVTAIWNEFLTWFQMPHLMACMDIHSFLVQTWHASFSPLIQNFWKLGIANILWCIWSLRNKAIFEDRPFEQRRVLAFAKASFKEVDEAFSKLGHTSNLWSDYLITRSIGVSMRAAPPPDFVSVSWWPPVEDWIKVNTDGAASGGKGYAFEAELLAVITAIAIAHSRGWHKLWLEADSLYVVKLLEDRSLAVPWHFYAAWKATLARLQDITLRVSHIFREGNAVADAMANLTQPEGWWPFGIEAIRKLVVADMATHSFSRKVR from the exons ATGAATGTCATGGTTTGGAACATCCGAGGGCTTACGGATGATTCTAAGCTCCTTCTTAAAGAGCATTGCTGCTCTTTTAAGCCTCTTATTTTGGGTTTGCTGGAGCCCAAAACTGATTTTAATAAGGTCCCACATTCATTCTGGAGGTCGCTTCACTTGGCTCCTCTTCACCAAAATTGTCGGCCTTCCATGCGCTCGAACATTTGGATTTTTATGCAGCCTTCTTTAGCTGCTAATGTTGTTTTTTCTTCTCCTCAAGTGGTGATTGTTGATTGCTCTTGGCAGAATATGGATTTCCGTCTGGCCGTCATTCATGGTTCTAACGATCCTGGTGAGCGTCGGATTCTTTGGACTATTCTTCTTCATTTTGCTCAGGGCAACACGGTTTTCATcggcgattttaatgcggtcAAAGGGTCGCATGAGCGTATTAGTGGAGTGCTTCCGCCTAGAGGGGCTTGCAGAGATTTCTGTCGTTTCATTGAGGATTCGGGTTTCATCGAATCTCCCACGTCTGGTCTTCGTTTTACTTGGTCGGGGCGCAGATTCTTGCCTCATCATGTGGAATCTCGCCTCGATAGGGCCCTTTTATCCACTTCGTTTGCCAACCTCTGGGGCACGATTAACACGCATGCCCTTCCCCGAGCTACTTCGGACCACTCCCCCATTGTCTTACAGTGCCGCTTCGCGGCTCCTCCGACTAAGAGATCTTTTAAGTTCTTCAACATGTGGACGTCTCATCCGAACTTCTTGGAGGCCGTGGCTGACTCTTGGAACATGGGAGTTGATGTGAGATGCCCTATGCTTTCTGTTATGTTGAAACTGAAACGCTTGAAGGGGGTTTTACGCATCTGGAACAAATCAGTGTTTGGGAACGTGGATTCTGCCATTACCCAAACTCAACAAGACTTGGCTGATATTCAGGCGACTATTGCCGATTTGGGCTATAATGATAGCAGATTTGATGCGGAAGTCAGTTGCGAAGCTAAGCTTAATAGATTTTTGTCGCAAAAAAACAGTCTTCTTCAGCAGAAGAGTAGAGTGGCGTGGCTCACGGATGGGGATAAAAACACGAACTTTTTCCACAACATGCTTAAGTTCAGAAAAGATAAGCTTCACATTGGGCATTTGCGGATTGGCAATGATATTGTTTATGACTCGGATGTCATTGAGCAGCACATTATTGATCACTTCTCCTCTTTATTCACTAACACGGCCTCTGATGTGGTGGATTTGGCGGCTTTAGAGGCTAACGTGGATTTGGTTATCACTGAGGAACAAAATAAAGGGCTTGTCGCTTTACCGGATGACACGGAAATTACTGCGGCTGTCTTTAGTTTGGATGGAAATAGCTCTCCTGGACCGGATGGGTTTTCCGGCTTGTTTTTTCAAAATTGCTGGAGTTTGATTAAGAATGATGTGATCAAGGCGGTCAAGAGCTTCTTCCTGTACACGTCCTTACCTGCGGGGTGTAATTCTAACACCTTGATTTTGATTCCGAAAAAAGATCTGGTGGATTCGGTTTCTGATCTCAGGCCCATTGTTCTGGCGAATTTCCTGTTCAAAATCATCTCCAAGGTCCTTGCTTCTAGGCTCAGTACTGTTGCGGCGGCTTCTGTTTCTCCAAATCAGTTTGGCTTTATTTCTGGGAGATCTATTCACGATTGCATTGCGATGGGATCGGAGGGCTTCAATACCATGAATCGTATCAATCGAGGGTCAAATTTTGCCTGTAAAATCGACATTCATAAGGCTTTTGACACCATGCGCTGGGATTTTATCATCGCTGCTCTCCGCGCCATGGGGTACCACGATCAGTTCATTCGTTGGATCGAGGTGATCTTTGAGTCGGCTCGTATCTCTATCCTTTATAATGGGAAACTTAGCGGTTACTTCGCTTGCTCTCGTGGGGTCAGGCAGGGCGACCCTCTTTCCCCTATCCTCTTTGGTATTGCTGAGGATGTTCTTAGCTACATTATCAGGAACTGCGTTGCCTCGCGTCATTTGGTGCCCATGGGTTTTGATAGAATGTCGGATTTCCCGACTCATTTATTCTATGCTGACGATGTGCTTATTTTTTGCCGTGCTTCTGTCAGGAATGCGAAGAAAATTAAACATATCCTGGATTTCTATGGGGAGCTTTCGGGCCAGATTTGCAGCCAAGCGAAGTCTAGAATCTTCTTTGGTCGTGGGGTGTCGTATGCTATGACGCAGGGGATCAACAGGGTCTTGGGTTTCACTCAGGGTTCTCTCCCGACCACGTATTTGGGCGTCCCTCTCTTTGTTGGGAGACCGCGTGCTTCTTACTTCATGAGCATCAAAGATAGGATTGTGCAGAAATTCTCAAAATGGAAAGGCTTACAGTTATCCATGGCGGGTCGTCTCTGTCTTGTCAACTCGGTTATTAGGAGCTCCATTGTTCACTCGATGATGGTCTTTCGTTGGCCAAGATCGTTGCTCCATGATCTGGATAGAAGTTGCCGCAACTTTATTTGGTCGGGCTCCATTGACAAAAAACCGACCTGTGCCGTGAGCTGGGATCGTTGTTGCGCACCCAAGGAGGAAGGAGGCCTCGGAGTTCGGTCCTTTGCGGTGATGAATCGCTGCTACATGATGAAGAGGGCATGGAAGCTGTTAAAGGGAGAGGACTTTGTTTTCCGAATTCTCCGCTCTCGCTATTTGAATAGTTTTGGCTTGGCAAAGGCGTCTGTGGTGGGTTCTTCCTTTTGGTTGAGTGTCAAGCCGGAGGTTGATGAGTTAGTGGAGAATTCTTATGCTCTTGTGGGTAACGGCCAGCACACCCGTTTTTGGACGGACGATTGGCTTGGTTAcaaaatttgtgataaaattacCATTCCCTCTTTCATGCATGAGTTTTTGCATCATTCGGTGGCGGATTACTTTAGCGATGGTGTTTGGCACTTCTCGGCGAATTTCGTTGAAAGCTATCCTGAGGTGGTAGTGGATATCATCACCTGTCAGTTCGTGGGGGAGAAAGATGGCCGGTTTTGGAAACCGTCTCTCCGTGGGGATGTGACCGCGGCTTTGGCTTTTGCTCAAATTGGGCATCGTTTCCCTAAGGTTACTTGGGGTTCTTGGATCTGGAATAAGGTTATTCCGGTAAGACGTTCGATTACCTGCTGGCGTATCATTCATGGACGTCTTCCTACGATGGATAAATTGGTGCGGAATGGACTTATTGCGCCGAATCGCTGCAGTTTGTGCATGGCGGATGCGGAGAATCTCGACCATATTTTCTGGAGCTGTCCCAGTGTGACCGCGATTTGGAATGAGTTTCTCACGTGGTTTCAAATGCCACATCTTATGGCTTGTATGGACATCCACTCTTTCTTAGTTCAGACTTGGCATGCTTCTTTCTCTCCTCTTATTCAGAATTTTTGGAAGTTGGGGATTGCTAACATTCTGTGGTGTATTTGGTCGCTACGTAATAAAGCCATTTTTGAAGACCGACCCTTTGAGCAGCGACGCGTCTTAGCTTTTGCAAAGGCGTCCTTCAAAGAAGTGGATGAGGCGTTCTCTAAACTTGGCCATACTTCTAATTTGTGGTCTGATTATTTGATCACTCGCTCCATCGGTGTTTCGATGCGGGCTGCCCCGCCTCCTGACTTTGTTAGCGTCAGCTGGTGGCCTCCTGTGGAAGATTGGATCAAGGTCAATACTGACGGGGCAGCGTCGG GTGGCAAGGGTTACGCTTTTGAGGCGGAGCTCCTTGCCGTTATCACCGCGATCGCCATTGCGCACTCGCGGGGGTGGCACAAACTTTGGTTGGAAGCGGATTCTCTTTACGTGGTGAAGCTTCTGGAAGATCGCTCGTTGGCTGTCCCCTGGCATTTTTATGCGGCTTGGAAAGCCACTTTAGCTCGCCTTCAAGACATAACTCTTCGTGTCTCTCACATTTTCCGTGAAGGAAATGCCGTTGCTGATGCTATGGCTAATTTAACGCAGCCAGAGGGCTGGTGGCCGTTTGGGATTGAAGCTATTCGGAAGCTTGTTGTTGCGGACATGGCAACGCATAGCTTCTCAAGGAAGGTTCGGTGA